In the Phaseolus vulgaris cultivar G19833 chromosome 7, P. vulgaris v2.0, whole genome shotgun sequence genome, one interval contains:
- the LOC137828723 gene encoding serine/arginine-rich SC35-like splicing factor SCL33 isoform X1, giving the protein MVWESNSLPFLQHRFRCFAICEAGEIALNMRGRSYSYSPSPPRHYSRRRRSPSPRGRYRGRDRDLPTSLLVRNLHRDCRAEDLHGPFGQFGPVKDVYLPRDYYTGDPRGFGFVQYVDPADAADAKHHMDGQILLGRELTVVFAEENRKKPSEMRARERRRDRSYDYRGSPRTYSPSPDYSPPPRRRRHYRSISPRVRKYSDGSYSRSPYGSRSRSRSRSYSRSRSYSRSLSPSPEYSG; this is encoded by the exons GTGAAATAGCATTAAATATGAGGGGAAGAAGCTACAGTTACAGTCCTTCACCTCCAAGGCATTATAGCCGAAGAAGGCGCAGTCCCAGCCCTAGGGGCCGTTACAGAGGACGTGATAGGGATTTGCCAACTAGTCTTTTGGTTCGAAACCTTCACAGAGATTGCAG GGCGGAAGATCTGCATGGTCCATTTGGCCAATTTGGTCCTGTTAAGGACGTTTACCTGCCTCGAGATTATTATACTGG GGATCCAAGAGGTTTCGGGTTTGTCCAGTATGTGGACCCAGCTGATGCTGCGGATGCAAAACACCACATGGACGGTCAAATTCTTCTTGGTCGCGAGTTAACTGTAGTGTTTGCTGAAGAAAACAGGAAGAAACCTTCTGAAATGAGGGCAAGGGAACGGAGGAG GGATCGATCATATGATTACAGGGGATCGCCTCGAACCTATTCTCCTAGTCCAGACTATTCACCTCCTCCAAGACGAAGAAGACATTACAG ATCAATCTCACCAAGGGTCAGAAAATATAGCGATGGATCATACTCTAGATCACCTTATGGGTCAAGAAGCCGCAGCAGAAGCAGGAGTTATAGCAGGAGCAGAAGTTACAGCAGGAGCTTGAGCCCAAGTCCTGAGTACTCTGGGTGA
- the LOC137828723 gene encoding serine/arginine-rich SC35-like splicing factor SCL33 isoform X2 has product MRGRSYSYSPSPPRHYSRRRRSPSPRGRYRGRDRDLPTSLLVRNLHRDCRAEDLHGPFGQFGPVKDVYLPRDYYTGDPRGFGFVQYVDPADAADAKHHMDGQILLGRELTVVFAEENRKKPSEMRARERRRDRSYDYRGSPRTYSPSPDYSPPPRRRRHYRSISPRVRKYSDGSYSRSPYGSRSRSRSRSYSRSRSYSRSLSPSPEYSG; this is encoded by the exons ATGAGGGGAAGAAGCTACAGTTACAGTCCTTCACCTCCAAGGCATTATAGCCGAAGAAGGCGCAGTCCCAGCCCTAGGGGCCGTTACAGAGGACGTGATAGGGATTTGCCAACTAGTCTTTTGGTTCGAAACCTTCACAGAGATTGCAG GGCGGAAGATCTGCATGGTCCATTTGGCCAATTTGGTCCTGTTAAGGACGTTTACCTGCCTCGAGATTATTATACTGG GGATCCAAGAGGTTTCGGGTTTGTCCAGTATGTGGACCCAGCTGATGCTGCGGATGCAAAACACCACATGGACGGTCAAATTCTTCTTGGTCGCGAGTTAACTGTAGTGTTTGCTGAAGAAAACAGGAAGAAACCTTCTGAAATGAGGGCAAGGGAACGGAGGAG GGATCGATCATATGATTACAGGGGATCGCCTCGAACCTATTCTCCTAGTCCAGACTATTCACCTCCTCCAAGACGAAGAAGACATTACAG ATCAATCTCACCAAGGGTCAGAAAATATAGCGATGGATCATACTCTAGATCACCTTATGGGTCAAGAAGCCGCAGCAGAAGCAGGAGTTATAGCAGGAGCAGAAGTTACAGCAGGAGCTTGAGCCCAAGTCCTGAGTACTCTGGGTGA